In Odontesthes bonariensis isolate fOdoBon6 chromosome 6, fOdoBon6.hap1, whole genome shotgun sequence, one genomic interval encodes:
- the c20h2orf81 gene encoding uncharacterized protein C2orf81 homolog codes for MPRSAPKSKADKHRPKPSVKETTPQRVNQAMWTNMLIQEDADEVVGEIMDELISKVMDGCYKVHMERQLAPFTASWAKSYITEVLEHQFLSLDAEGPEEAFRAEDSEPMPALPDSWAQGCVPVVHAHTHRPHHTKQQEVDTDHAPVHIKQSVQKQSNVKDSLQNQAEKETSPRKSVSDTYYNVLSSCPPPKTNRQRKQHVTIPPKIVPSKLLPSLSCSTAKQNVEVEGKTMEQKTASRHQHKGCKPIPKLDPLSLPRHWIVSQYEIMDDDTKPNPQKLNRNQTSSKKH; via the exons ATGCCTCGCTCTGCACCCAAGTCCAAAGCTGACAAGCATAGACCCAAACCTTCTGTCAAAGAGACCACACCTCAACGCGTTAATCAGGCCATGTGGACCAATATGTTGATCCAAGAGGATGCCGATGAAGTAGTGGGGGAGATTATGGATGAACTAATAAGCAAAGTAATGGACGGCTGTTATAAGGTGCACATGGAAAGACAG CTTGCACCTTTCACCGCTTCCTGGGCCAAGAGTTACATCACAGAGGTTCTAGAGCACCAATTTTTGAGCCTAGATGCAGAAGGACCGGAGGAAGCATTTAGAGCAGAGGATTCTGAGCCTATGCCAGCGCTTCCAGATTCCTGGGCTCAAGGATGTGTGCCTGTCGTACATGCTCATACTCATCGACCTCATCACACTAAACAGCAA GAGGTTGATACTGACCACGCTCCAGTGCATATAAAACAAAGTGTCCAAAAGCAAAGTAATGTAAAAGACTCTCTTCAAAATCAAGCTGAAAAAGAAACGAGTCCAAGAAAGTCTGTGAGTGACACATACTACAACGTGCTCAGTTCTTGTCCCCCACCAAAAACTAACCGTCAGAGGAAGCAGCATGTGACTATACCTCCAAAGATTGTTCCAAGCAAATTACTACCATCCCTGTCTTGCTCAACTGCGAAACAGAATGTGGAGGTAGAGGGTAAAACAATGGAACAGAAAACTGCATCGAGACATCAGCATAAAGGCTGCAAGCCCATACCAAAGCTGGATCCTCTCTCCTTGCCTCGACATTGGATTGTTTCTCAGTACGAGATTATGGATGACGACACAAAACCCAACCCCCAAAAACTGAACCGAAATCAAACCAGCAGCAAAAAACACTAA